AGATGTGACACCAAGGGGCTGGTTTTCAACTGATATCCACTTTATTATCACCTGAAAGAGCAGCTGTGGATGATTAAAAGGAGGGTGTTAAACTTAGATTTTGCACATCCAGGATCAATCTGCGACAATTTTAAGGCCGATCTGTACGTGATCCATCAGTGTTGGGTATGAGAGAGGTTCAGACCATAAATTTacataaactaaaataaaaaaaaagcccTGTCTGTGATTCTGATGTGCAAGAGGCCAGATTGTGATCACACAGGTTCAACCTATTTGTGCCAGGCCCTGATTAAGCCTGATCAGGGGTCCTAAAAGAAACCATCAGATGTCTGCTCAGAAACTTCCAAAACCCCTTTTTAGTTTGTGTTTTGTGGGGTCTGAAATAGCTGAAATACTCCCCCTCACTCCATTAAAAAATGCtgctccctccctgactgacagaCCCCTCACCTTGGAATCATTTGCACCTGACTCCCCTCACCTACCCCCAGCCAGACATGCCTTCCATGGGCCTGACCTTTTTGTCTGCCTGGAGAGAACCAGCAGGTTTCCCGCTGTCTCTTGATTTGGAAGCTGAGTGCAGCTTTCTTTTTTGATGCCCACAGCTCACTTGTGAGATTTGAACTTGAAAATAGTCTCCGCCTATTAACCATAGCTTTGGGTGGATGTTGTAGTCACACTGTCAGTTAAAAACATTTAAATATTAACCTTTTTTGTGAGAGTTTGTTgttggcccctctctctctctctctctctctctgtgtctctctgtgtgtgtgtgtctctctctgtgtctctctctgtctctctctctctctctctctctgtgtctctctctctgtctgtctctctctctctctctgtctctctgtgtgtgtctctctctctctctctctctgtctgtgtctctctccctctccctctccctctctcgttttcTCATCCTTGCACTTTTTAGCTGTTGACCATAGTTTAGTTGGAGGAGAAACTgaatagattgggattatattcattgcaatttagaagaatgagggggaattcTATAGAAACATtattaaaattatgaaaggaatatataagatagaagtagagactGGCGGGTGAAACAGTTTCAAAAAGTATCTGGGACAAAGTCAGTTTAAGTACTCTCCTCTTAAAATGCAAAACGCCTAAGCAATCAAACACAGTTATCAATAAAACAGACAAAATGCTTGGATTGGAATTAAAGAACTTGATTCCTTCCTCAGGCACATGATGTGACAATCAAATTTGTCAATGTAGACAAATCGTTGAATACTTCCTGAAAGCATCTAGTTTTTAACACCTTCTGGAGACAGGATAGAAACAGTTCAATGCATCAGAGGTTAAAATAATTATTACTTGGTGCTTAAAAAATAAAACTTTATTGCAAATGTGACAATTTTATCCCTCGCCCAGACAGACTAAGGCTGGAACATTAAATATATTTTGTTATAATATTGCTTGAATCTATTTTGATGTATTTTTAACTACCTTTAGATTCtgatttggggaaaaaaaagacctttttaaaaatcatttgaaTTTTGACTTTCTTAATTTTCTTATCTTTCATTTCCAGTAATCTAAATTACTAGAAATTTCTGCTTGTTAGAACTTCTGGTGTGCAACATGAGCGGGACTACAATTAAAGTAGTCAATCAATTGTAAATTGTAGGGTAAACCCTGAAGATCTGATTAGGCATTATAATTAATGCAAGTTTATGCATTGCATCAAAATTGTAAATGATCTGAACTTAATAGTCCTGGGATAATTAACAATTCAGTGCTCTAGCAGTCAATTACAAGGTTTGGAACTGAAACTAGAGATTAAAGGACAATTATTTGAGTAGGGAGGCTTGAACACTAGTTTGAGATGAGTTTTACTCAGCACACCACAAAGAAGAAACCCAGAAATATCATTCATACTGAATGTGGGAATGCTCAACACTGGTACGAAATAATTCAATCAATTGCTTTAATTCCATCATTGCAAATGAAGTGATAAAGATTAATTGTGTTACTGAGAGTAACATCTATCAATTATATTTATTTCATATATTTAGGTCTCTTAATGATTTCTACAGTGGAGTTGGGAGTTGTCAGTCTGTATGGAGTGAAAGCTCATGCCTTCATTGCAATGAATAGCAAGGGCCGACTGTATGCAACGGTAAGTGAATCAAACATGTACTGATGTCCAGTTGTAAGATATGGAATTATCCAAAACAAAACTTGCATTTGTATCATCAGCTTAATGACCTATTTCCATTCCAGTTGCTCAAACTATAAGCTGCTCCCTGGTGAATGACAGAGGGAATGATTAATGTGACCCTTTATTTGTCACCAGGATAAATATTCTGTTTGGGTCTTTCACATTTTACTGAGCAATTATATCAAAAAGCATTGATTTCACCAGACCATTGTAAAGAGGCAAGTTTTCACTAAATAAGATGAAAAGAGTTGAAAAAATGACAATCAATTAATAACTTATTATGACTATAAAGGTCTTGAAACTGTAAAGCTATTTTGATACATATTTGTTTGATAATTCAGATAGACAAAATAGTATTTGCATGTTTAATTCTACAAACTATATTATTGCACAGGCAAAGGGAAATAGTAAATACAGAAAGGGGAATACAgatatattttctaatcaacctgtcatTATAAACTATCTCGAGCAGGTGGAACTTTCACCCaggcttcctggctcagaggcaaGGACACGATCAGTGAATCACGTGAGCCTGGGGGGGGTGAATACTGAACCTATTGTACAATACTGTGAAGCTCGCTTCTTGCTTCTCAAGATGTCCGTTGTCTTTCCTCCATATCACCATTGATGGCATGGATAAGGTTGATAACTCACTGATCATCACAAGCACCTACTCCAAAATGTCACTCTACAATCTGTTGTTATATTTGCTTAAACTCCACACAACAGATGTGCACTTATATCAAAATCAGCGTAAATTCAGCCTTATATGTTTGTAGTGAGTGTTGAGGAGAATCTCTGCTTCtcctggtggcacagtggttagcatggctgcctcattgtgccagggacctgggtttgattccaccctccagCAACCTTCTGTGTGAACTCTGAGTGCTCggttcctcccacagaccaaagatgtgcaggctagatggattagccatgggaaatgcagggttacagggatagggtaggtgagatgctcttcaaaaggtcagtgtggactcgatggtgCTGTTTTGAGAGGTCAGGTAAGATGCCGAACATCTTTCAGAAACAATAAATGTGAATGATCATCAATggacacttttttttatttcttttttaaaaaaacctctcTTTCAGGTGAACTTCAATAATGAATGCGAATTTAGAGAAATACTCTTGCCAAATCGCTACAACGTGTATGAATCAAAGACGTACCCAGGGATGTACATCGCATTGAGCAAAtatggaagagcaaagagaggaagCAAAGTTTCACCCATCCTGAGAGTTACTCATTTTTTGCCTAGATTGTAAAGAAATGGGGCAACTGGATACTAGAAGTATCACCAGACATCATTTTCATGGAAGTAGAATTGCAGAAAAGTATACCATGTACAGGACATACATAGATAAATGTTAAGTTATTAACTTATGTGGAAACAGCGTAACCTGTAAATATGTATTACTTTTTGTAGTTATTTGACACAAGTGAGCTACTTCATTAatgctgcttttttaaaaaaaagtatgatTTGGGGCATAGTAAAAGAGTCACCTACCGTATTCGTTGAATTAGATTGTCAGCCCCAGAACAACCAGTTAATTCAGAGACCAGTTATCAGTTGCGAAAGGAAATAGTGTAGTGTATTACCTAATTTCCTGCAtcaaaggaaaaaaaatgaaataaattaaaaatgtgcaaactgcctCACACCAAAGTGACCTCTGACCTTTAAACCAGCTGAGTCAAGACAGCTGTAACAGTGAAGTAATTGTTGGATCTTTTGGAGATATTAGGAGTTTGGTGAAattcttttttgtctttttttttgacaGTTTGCTTCTGAAGATTTTTGACATCTTTCTGGCCCTGGCTCTTTGGGCTGCTTAACATCTGAAAGGTGTCTGGCTGCATAATGTAGAATTTGTTGATGGCGGGGTACAGGCTATGTGCATCCTAAACAGGACTTGTAAGGTTCATCAAAAAGCAGGCCTAATTTAATTAGTTTGAGTGAGTGGCCAGTACCTATCAAGTGTCCAGTGAGTAATAATCAAATTCAGCCTAAAAGCGTTGCCAGCAATGGCATCGAGATTTGAGAGTGAGGGTTGATGGGGATGAGGGGATAATGAAACACTCGAGGGATCTTCGAGGTCCTATAGATGATTCTGAAGTTCCTCTGGCTTTACATTAAAGCTCAAAATAAATTTGCTCACGTTGGTCACCATCTGTTTGGCCACATCCACGATAGGTACACATAGCCAGCCCAGTGCCTATTCCACTGAGGGTAGCACCACAAGTGAAATTGGTCTCaatttggtgagatcacatctcaaACCCTGTGAAGTTTTGGTCTTTTTATTTAAGTAAGTATATTGAAGGAAATTTATGgaaggtttactagattgatgACTCGAGTGGGTAgtttcttatgaggaaagattggagaatctgggcttttttttaaaaattggagtttagaagagcaaGGGGAGAAGTTAtcagatcctgaatggtcttgacaaggtgacCATAGAAAGGACGTGAGTCAGGAGTAGGGGACACTGATTAACACTGTCATAAAATTAGGTGTCATCTTTTTAGGATAGAGATGACAATTTTTCCCCCCCCCGAGGATTGTGACTTTGGAACTCCCTGTCTCAGAAGGCAATGGAAGTGGTCtcatttgaatatttttaagtcagAGATAAATAAATTCTTGTTAGACAAAGGGATCATAGATTATTGGATTGATGGGGATGTGGAATTtggaacacaaacagatcagccaggaATTTATTGAATGCCAGAGTaggcttaaagggctgaatggccttctgttcCTAATTCACATGGAGGCATGCATGTGGATATTAGATCACACTTTATTTTGAAGGTTCCTCATACCTATTCTAGGCCAGTGACTGGATGTCTATAAATTTCTGAGGCAAATATAGTGTTAGACAGATTTCATGCTACTTTGGGGGACAGGGCAGAGTCTAAGAAATTGTTCACTTGTTGTCGCTGGTTTCCATCTGGAGAAATGGTACAACAAGGACCAACATCAATTCCTCTTCCATGATGTCTAGCCAGCCCTCTcaggaattgcatgtgagacaaattTGGATTCAAGTGCAGCCTTGGTGCTCCACCTTGAATGGGTACCTAGCTAGCACCCACTAATGAACCAGATGTGCGCGTTGTGAGCACTTTGACCAGGCACTGGAAGGTGTCCAGTGGAACTGCGCCCCAGAGAAATGTCAGGCCCTTCAATAGAAAGGAGCAGAAAATGTCGGtaggggggaaaaaaaataacATTTTCCTTGTTGGCAATGACCTTTTATGGAACTAGAACCAAACTGTTCAGAATGATAAATTATTTTTGTGGGTTGCTATCCTCTTTAATgatataaaaaccaaaagaactgtggatgctgtaaatcagaggcaaaaatagaaaatgctgaaaaagctcagcaggtctggcagcatctgtagagggaaatcagagttaacgttgcaGGTtaagttttgaggaagggtcactcaacccaaaacatttgactccgatttctcttcacagatgctgccaaacctgttgagcttttccagcgatttctattTTTATTTGTCTTTAATGATCTATTAAGGCATTGTTTTGTTATTATCCGAGAGAGATGCAGGTGCCATTGGTAATGCCTTTGGTTTTCTCACGGCAGCCAAAGCTGTCTTTGAACAGCTGAGGGCATTCCTGGCTATAAGTTATGGAccgtttcatttctttttctctctttttttgctACAGTTAGGAATTTGCCAGGGCTCTTCCGGCAGAAGGGCTTCAGAAACATCAAAGATAAAAAGAGGAGTACGTTTAGGACCTAGAGCAACAAATTGTGATTGGCCATGCTTGTGTTCTAACAGTTCATTTTTAAGATAAGGAATTTAAATATTAAATGCCTTTAATGCTATATGCATAATTATATAAATATTGACTTTGACATGGTGGTGCTAAGTGGACAGCTCCAGTGCTGGTTTACTGGGATTTGCTGTCCTGGGCGTGGGAGGATCTGAAGCCAGTAAGTTGCTATAAGTGTGCAAAAGGAATAAGCATCCTATTCAGACACTAGTCCCCACAGTACAGTGGTTTATGAAAAGAAGGAGCATACTGGAAAGCTTACTTACAGATAGCAGGATGCTTTGCAATTTTAAGGCCGTGAGGTACCACAGATTACATTTCAAATTTTGGACATTTGCATTAATTGGGAGAACTTTCACAGTGAATTGTTACTACCCGAAAAGCTGGTGGAAGCATATTCAATAGCATCTATCAAAAGGGAATAGATTAAGGTTAAGTATTGGGAAGGAATGCCTTTCCAAGGCTAGGGGAAAGAGCAGAGAAAGGGAGTGAAGTAGGTTGCTCTTTCAAATGCAATGGGCCAAAAGCCTCTTTCTGTTCGATATTAATTTAATGATTTGCTGTGTTATTTATCAAAAGGAATACCTAAACAATCTTAGAAAAGCAAACTACAGTAGATGCAAGAGATTTGAAAGAAACACCATCTGCTGGAGGTATTCAGCAAGCCTGGCAGCTTCAGTGGAAAGAGAAAGAGTTCATACAGATCTTCTTCCgaacccagttctgaagaaaaaaACACAT
This portion of the Chiloscyllium punctatum isolate Juve2018m chromosome 45, sChiPun1.3, whole genome shotgun sequence genome encodes:
- the LOC140467427 gene encoding fibroblast growth factor 6-like isoform X3; protein product: MLKGIRNSSLLMISTVELGVVSLYGVKAHAFIAMNSKGRLYATVNFNNECEFREILLPNRYNVYESKTYPGMYIALSKYGRAKRGSKVSPILRVTHFLPRL
- the LOC140467427 gene encoding fibroblast growth factor 6-like isoform X1 gives rise to the protein MLASDFTSKSRLMDKLMEHTLKTSTVGSLLMISTVELGVVSLYGVKAHAFIAMNSKGRLYATVNFNNECEFREILLPNRYNVYESKTYPGMYIALSKYGRAKRGSKVSPILRVTHFLPRL
- the LOC140467427 gene encoding fibroblast growth factor 6-like isoform X2, translated to MLASDFTSKSRLMDKLMEHTLKTSTVGLLMISTVELGVVSLYGVKAHAFIAMNSKGRLYATVNFNNECEFREILLPNRYNVYESKTYPGMYIALSKYGRAKRGSKVSPILRVTHFLPRL
- the LOC140467427 gene encoding fibroblast growth factor 6-like isoform X4 → MISTVELGVVSLYGVKAHAFIAMNSKGRLYATVNFNNECEFREILLPNRYNVYESKTYPGMYIALSKYGRAKRGSKVSPILRVTHFLPRL